The Solidesulfovibrio sp. sequence CCCTGCCGGCCACGTGGATGTCCCGCAGGCCCTCGGGGCCTTCGAGCACCCGGGGCGCGCCTTCGAGCACCACGTGGTACTGGTTCTGGTCGGTGTAGGAGACGCCGACCAGGCGCTGGCCGAAGGCGTTGTAGAGGGCGGCGTCCACGGCGGCCGTGCTCACGCCCAGACGCGAGGCCGTGTCGCGGTCGATGTCGATGGAGATCATGAGCCCCTTGTCCTGCTGGTCGGCGCTGACGTCGGTGAGGATCGGGAGCTTGCGCAGGGCCTCCTCGACCTTGGGCGCGCCGGCGACGAGGTCGGCGTAGCTGTCGGAGAGCAGCGTATACTGATAGAGGGCCTTGCCCGGCCGGCCGCCCAAGCGCAGCTCCTGGGCCGGCATGAGGAAGGCCGGCGCGCCCGGCACGGCGGAAAGCGCCCTGCGCAGCCGCGAAAGCGTCACGGCGATGGCCGGGCGGTCCTTGGCGGACTTGAGGGTGATGAACATCTGGGCGGTGTTGGTGCCGCCGCCGCCGGGGCCCCCGCCGCCGCCGGTGAATCCCGTGACCGAGGCCACGTCGGGATCGGCGCCGATGATGCCCACGACGGCCGTCATCTTTTTTTCCATGGCCTGGAAGGAGATGTCCGGCGCGGCCTGGATGAAGCCCATGACCCGGCCGGTGTCCTGCTCCGGGAAAAAGCCCTTGGGGATGGCGACATAGAACCAGACCGCCCCGGCCAGGGCGCCGACGGTGGCCAGCAGCATCAGGCGCGGGTGGGCCAGGGCCAGGCGCAGGCTGCGGTCGTAGCCGCGCAGCAGCCCGGCGTAGGCCCGGGCGCCGCGCCCCGGCCGGGCGCCCGCGCCATGGTGTTTCCCCGCCCGCAACAGGGCGGCGCACATCATGGGCGTGGCCGAAAGGGACAGCAGCAGGGAGATCATCACGGCGATGGACAGCACCATGGCGAATTCCCGGAACAGCCGGCCGACCATGCCGCCCATGAAAAGAATCGGGATGAAAACGGCCACCAGCGACACGCTCATGGACACCACGGTGAAGGCCACCTCCCGCGAGCCGACGAGGGAGGCCTCGTAGGGCGCCATGCCCTGCTCCATGTGGCGCGAGACGTTTTCCAGCACCACGATGGCGTCGTCCACGACGAAGCCCGTGGCGATGGTGAGCGCCATCAGCGACAGGTTGTCCAGCGAATAGCCCAGCAGGTACATGACCGCGAAGGTCCCCACCAGGGAAGCCACCGTGGCCACGGCCGGGATGCAGGTGGCCCGCAAACTGCCCAGGAACACGAAGACCACCAGGATGACCAGCAGGCACGACAGCAGCAGCGTGCGTTCCACGTCGGCCAGCGAGGCCCGGATGGGCGGGCTGCGGTCCATCTCCACGGAGATGCCCACGTCGGCCGGCAAGGCGGCCAATAGCTGCGGGACGGTCGCCTTCACGTTGTCCACGGTCTCGATGATGTTGGCCCCGGGCTGGCGGAAGACGATGATCATGACCGCCGGCTTGCCGCCCACCAGCCCGGCCGTGCGGGTGTCCTCCACCGAGGGCGTGACGGTGGCCACGTCGGTCAGGCGCACCGGCGCGCCGTTTTTATAGGCCAGAATCAGCGGCTGGTATTCCCAGGCCTCGTGCAACTGGTCGTTGGTCTCCACCTCGAAGGAGCGGTCCCCGGCTTCCAGGCGGCCCTTGGGCCGGTTGACCGTGGTTTCGGTCAGCATGGCGGCGACGTCGGTCAGGCTCAGGCCCTTGGCGGCCAGGGCGGCCGGATCGACATTGACCCGCACGGCCGGCAGCGCCCCGCCGCCCACGAACACCTGGCCCACGCCCTCGACCTGGGAGAGCTTCTGTTGGAGCACGGTGGTGGCCACGTCGTACATTTTGGCCCGGGACACGGTGTCCGAGGTCAGCGCCAGGACCAGGACGGGCGCGTCGGCCGGGTTCATTTTCCGGTAGGTCGGGTTCTGGCGCAGGGTCGAGGGCAGGTAGCCCCGGGCGGCGCTGATGGCCGACTGGACGTCGCGGGCGGCGCCGTTGATGTCGCGGTCGAGGTCGAACTGCAGGTTGATGCGCGTGGAACCCCGGTTGCTCTGGGAGGTCATTTCCGTGATGCCGGCGATGCGGGCGAACTGGCGCTCCAGGGGCGCGGCCACGGAGGTGGCCATGGTCTGCGGCTCGGCCCCGGGCAACTGGGCCTGGACGGAGATGGTGGGGAAATCCACCTGCGGCAGGGCGGCCGCCGGCAAGAGGCGAAAGGCAATGGCCCCGGCCAGCACCAGGGCCAGCGTCAGGAGCGTCGTGCCCACGGGCCGGCGGATGCAGATTTCAGGCAAACTGGCCATACGCTAGGCCTTGGCCGGCCGGCCGGCCCTCGCCCGGCGTCGGGCCAGGCGTTCGAAGAAGAGGTAGATGACGGGCGTGGTGTAGAGGGTGAGCACCTGGCTGACGATCAAACCACCGACGATGACGATGCCCAGCGGCCGGCGCAGCTCCGAGCCCACGCCCGTGCCGAGCGCCAGGGGCAAGGCGCCCAGAAGCGCCGCGAAGGTGGTCATCATGATGGGCCGGAAACGCAGCAGGCAGGCCTCGTAGATGGCCTCGCCCGGGGCCTTGCCCTGCTCGCGCTCGGCACTGAGCGCGAAATCCACCATCATGATGCCGTTTTTTTTCACGATGCCAATCAGCAGGATGATGCCGATGACGGCCATGACGCCCAGGTCCTCGTGGAAAAGGAGCAGCGCCCACAACCCGCCGATGCCGGCCGAGGGCAGGGTCGACAGGATCGTCACCGGATGGATGAAGCTCTCGTACATGACGCCGAGCACGATGTAGACCGTGACCAGGGCGGCGAGAATAAGCAGCGGTTCGTTGCGCAGCGAATCCATGAAGGCTTTGGCCGCGCCCTGGAAGCCGCCGACGATGCTCTCCGGCATGCCCAGCCCCGCCGAGACGGCCGCGACCGCGTCCACGGCATCGCCCAGGGAGGAGCCCGGGGCGGCGTCGAAGGAGACGACCGCGGCCGGGAACTGGCCCTGGCGGTTGACCACCAGCGGCCCCAGGCCCTCGGTGACCGTGGCCACGGCGGACAGCGGCACCTGGGAGCCGCCCGCGCCGGGCAGGCGGATGCGCGCAAGCGCGGCCGCGCCGTCGGCCATGTCCGGGGAAAGCCCCAGCACCACCCGGTACTGGCTCAGTTCCGTGAACATGGTCGAGACTTGCCGCTGGCCGAAGGCGTCGTAGAGGATGTTGTCGATGTCGGCCGGGGTCAGGCCGTAGCGGGCGGCGGCCACCCGGTCGATGACGACGTTTAAGCGCAGGCCGTCGGTGACCAGGTTGTCGCCGACGTTTCGCACCTCGGGCCGCTTGGCCAGGGCGGCCACGAAGCGCGGCGTCCAGAGGGCCAGCTCGGCGGCACTGGGCGTGCTCAGGGCGTACTGGTACTGGGCCCGGCCGGCCCGGGCGTCCACGGTCAGGTCCTGGACGGGCTGCAGCGTCACGGTGATGCCGGCCACGCCGGAAGCCAGTTCCTGGAGCCGGCGGGCCACGGCGGCGGCATCGGCGGCGCGCCTTTTTTTCGG is a genomic window containing:
- a CDS encoding efflux RND transporter permease subunit, whose product is MASLPEICIRRPVGTTLLTLALVLAGAIAFRLLPAAALPQVDFPTISVQAQLPGAEPQTMATSVAAPLERQFARIAGITEMTSQSNRGSTRINLQFDLDRDINGAARDVQSAISAARGYLPSTLRQNPTYRKMNPADAPVLVLALTSDTVSRAKMYDVATTVLQQKLSQVEGVGQVFVGGGALPAVRVNVDPAALAAKGLSLTDVAAMLTETTVNRPKGRLEAGDRSFEVETNDQLHEAWEYQPLILAYKNGAPVRLTDVATVTPSVEDTRTAGLVGGKPAVMIIVFRQPGANIIETVDNVKATVPQLLAALPADVGISVEMDRSPPIRASLADVERTLLLSCLLVILVVFVFLGSLRATCIPAVATVASLVGTFAVMYLLGYSLDNLSLMALTIATGFVVDDAIVVLENVSRHMEQGMAPYEASLVGSREVAFTVVSMSVSLVAVFIPILFMGGMVGRLFREFAMVLSIAVMISLLLSLSATPMMCAALLRAGKHHGAGARPGRGARAYAGLLRGYDRSLRLALAHPRLMLLATVGALAGAVWFYVAIPKGFFPEQDTGRVMGFIQAAPDISFQAMEKKMTAVVGIIGADPDVASVTGFTGGGGGPGGGGTNTAQMFITLKSAKDRPAIAVTLSRLRRALSAVPGAPAFLMPAQELRLGGRPGKALYQYTLLSDSYADLVAGAPKVEEALRKLPILTDVSADQQDKGLMISIDIDRDTASRLGVSTAAVDAALYNAFGQRLVGVSYTDQNQYHVVLEGAPRVLEGPEGLRDIHVAGRGGAQVPLSAVATIRRSEAALSVNHQGQFPAATISFNLSPGASLSQAATAIEAAVATLGLPASVRGSFAGTAQAFEATTRTQPLLLLAALVAVYIVLGILYESTIHPLTILSTLPSAGLGAVAALMACKLDLTIIAIIGVILLIGIVKKNGIMMVDFALTAERERGLGPGEAIHEACLKRFRPIMMTTLAAFLGALPLALGHGEGAELRRPLGIAICGGLLVSQAMTLYTTPVIYLYLDRLRLWGASRRNRRRAKRAAAAAS